The following are encoded in a window of Bos indicus isolate NIAB-ARS_2022 breed Sahiwal x Tharparkar chromosome 7, NIAB-ARS_B.indTharparkar_mat_pri_1.0, whole genome shotgun sequence genomic DNA:
- the LOC139183864 gene encoding olfactory receptor 7A17-like, protein MQPGNDTWISGFLLLRFSEEPEVQPLIFGLFLSMYLLTVFGNLLIILAVSSDANLHTPMYFFLSNLSFVDICFTSTTIPKMLWNIQTQNKAITYEGCITQIYFFTLSAVLDIFLLTVMAYDRFVAICHPLHYTVIMNPRLCALLVLMSWIICLLNSLLQSLMVLRLSFCTNLKIPHFFCELNQMIQLACSDTFLNNMVMYFAAVLMGGGPFTGVLYSYSKIVSCIRGISSLQGKYKAFSTCASHLSVVSLFYCTMLGVYLSSAGTHSSRSSATASVMYTVVTPMLNPFIYSLRNKDIKRALKAFFVKQTTK, encoded by the coding sequence ATGCAACCAGGCAATGACACATGGATTTCAGGATTTCTTCTTCTGAGATTTTCAGAGGAACCAGAAGTGCAGCCTCTCATATTTGGGCTTTTCTTATCCATGTACCTGCTCACTGTGTTTGGAAACCTGCTCATTATCTTAGCCGTCAGTTCAGACGCCAACCTCCACACCcctatgtacttcttcctctccaacctgtcctttgtagacatctgTTTCACCTCCACTaccatcccaaagatgctgtgGAACATCCAAACCCAGAATAAAGCTATAACCTATGAAGGCTGCATCacacagatttattttttcacCCTCTCTGCAGTGTTGGACATTTTTCTCCTGaccgtgatggcctatgaccgctttgtggccatctgccaccccctgCACTACACAGTCATCATGAACCCCCGGCTCTGTGCACTTCTGGTTCTAATGTCCTGGATCATATGTCTCCTGAATTCCTTGTTACAAAGCTTAATGGTATTGCGACTATCCTTCTGCACAAACTTGAAAATCCCCCACTTTTTTTGTGAACTCAATCAAATGATCCAACTTGCCTGTTCTGACACCTTTCTTAATAACATGGTGATGTATTTTGCAGCTGTCCTGATGGGTGGTGGTCCTTTCACTGGTGTCCTTTACTCTTACTCTAAGATAGTTTCTTGCATACGTGGAATCTCATCACTTCAGGGGAAGTATAAAGCATTCTCTACCTGTGCATCTCACCTCTCAgttgtttccttattttattgtacAATGCTAGGGGTGTACCTTAGCTCTGCTGGGACCCACAGCTCACGATCAAGTGCAACTGCCTcagtgatgtacactgtggtcacacccatgctgaaccccttcatctacagtctgagaaataaagatataaagagggCTCTGAAAGCATTCTTTGTGAAGCAAACTACGAAATGA
- the LOC139183863 gene encoding olfactory receptor-like protein OLF4 — protein MESRNKTRISEFLLLGFSEEPEIQPLIFGLFLCMYLITVFGNLLIILAVSSDPHLHTPMYFFLSNLSFVDICFTSTTIPKMLWNIQAQNKAITYEGCIIQMYFFILFVCLDDFLLTVMAYDRFVAICHPLHYTVIMHSQLCGLLMLVSWMMSALNSLIQSLMVLQLSFCTDLEIPHFFCEINQMVRLACSDTFFNDMFFYFATGMFGFLTLTGILYSYSKIVSSIRGISSAQGKYKAFSTCASHLSMVCLFYCTSLGVYLSSAATQSSHSSATASVMYTVVTPMLNPFIYSLRNKDIKKALERIIEMAAT, from the coding sequence ATGgaatcaagaaataaaacaagaatttcagaatttttaCTTCTGGGATtttcagaggaaccagaaattcaGCCCCTCATATTTGGGCTTTTCCTCTGCATGTACCTGATCACTGTGtttggaaacctgctcatcatcctggccGTCAGCTCagacccccacctccacacccccatgtacttcttcctctccaacctgtcctttgtagacatctgCTTCACCTCTACTaccatcccaaagatgctgtgGAACATCCAGGCACAGAACAAAGCCATAACCTATGAAGGCTGCATTATCCAGATGTATTTTTTCATACTCTTTGTATGTTTGGATGACTTCCTCCTgactgtgatggcctatgaccgctttgTGGCCATCTGCCATCCCCTGCACTACACGGTCATCATGCACTCCCAGCTCTGTGGGCTGCTCATGCTGGTGTCCTGGATGATGAGTGCTCTGAATTCCTTGATACAAAGTTTAATGGTATTGCAGCTGTCCTTCTGTACAGACTTAGAAATTCCCCattttttctgtgaaattaatCAGATGGTCCGACTTGCCTGTTCTGACACATTTTTTAATGAcatgttcttttattttgcaactggGATGTTTGGTTTTTTAACCCTCACTGGAATTCTTTATTCATATTCTAAGATAGTTTCCTCCATAAGAGGAATCTCATCAGCTCAAGGgaagtataaagcattttccacctgTGCATCTCATCTTTCAATGGTCTGCTTATTTTACTGTACAAGCCTAGGAGTGTACCTTAGCTCTGCTGCTACCCAAAGCTCACACTCAAGTGCAACAGCCTCAGTaatgtacactgtggtcacacccatgctgaaccccttcatctatagtctgaggaacaaagatataaagaaagctCTGGAAAGAATCATTGAAATGGCAGCTACATAA